From the Trifolium pratense cultivar HEN17-A07 linkage group LG4, ARS_RC_1.1, whole genome shotgun sequence genome, the window AACTTGTCTTCAAGAATAACAAGTTTGAGCTGAATCTGACGCTTACGATCATGCTCAAGAATCTCTTTGTTAGCCTTTCTGGAAATACCAGCAGTACCCTGATCTCCTTCAAATCCCTTCATATTCTCAGCAACCTTGGAAGTTCTCGGCTTGACGAAGAACTTGTTGCTCTGAATGTAGCCATTGGTACCAGACCCTCTTGGAGTTTGTAACCCTATTCCGTTATACATATTGTGACAAAGCAACAACTGc encodes:
- the LOC123924721 gene encoding pre-mRNA-splicing factor cwc-21-like, with protein sequence MYNGIGLQTPRGSGTNGYIQSNKFFVKPRTSKVAENMKGFEGDQGTAGISRKANKEILEHDRKRQIQLKLVILEDKLIDQGYTDAEIAEKLEEARNSLEAAADENDSNLDK